TGGACTGCGCTTTCCAGGTGGTCGATGGCCTCTTCCACTTGGCCGAACTCCAGCAATTGGTCGAACTCCTGCAGGATGCGATCGTCGCTGTCGCTGCCCACCATGCTGATCTGCGTCCGCAGGCGCTCCTCGACCAGCGGCGGATTGCTGAAGGGGATGGCAGCCAGCGGCACATGCAGGCCCCAGGCATTGGCGAGCAGGGCCAGATCGCCTTCGCCGGCATCCACGTCCAGCAGGTGTTCGAGCAGGGGGTGGCGGCCCAGGCGGAAGCCGAGGTCGAGCAGGCGCTGGCGCAGGCTCTGCCCGGCGCCCCACAGGGTCAGGTACAGGGACAGCAGCGCCTCCGCATAGGCTTCGAGCCGCTGCTGCTGGTAGAGAACCTTCAAGAGCTCGACGTGGTAGGCCAGCTTGCGCGGCTCGAAGAGGGTGCCGCGCCGCAAGATGTCGATGGCGCTGCCCGGGTCATCGAGTTCCAGATGGATGTGGGCGATTTCGATGGGCGACAGATGGGCGCGCAGCGCCTGCGCCTCCAGCGGCGCCAGCGTGCCCCGCAGCCGCCCTTCACCCCGGATCAGGGCCAGATCGCCGGACGCGGCGCCGGCCGGGCCGGCGGCGCTGGGCCGCACGTCCGCGAAGTCCAGCCCGCTGAGATCCAGCGGTTCCGGGTTGATCAGCGCCTGCTTGAGCGCGTGCTGTGCGCGGCTCAGCGAGGACTGGGCATGGAGCGCTTCGCTCTGTTCGGGATGCGCTGCGGCGGGCAGGGGTGCGGCCGGGGACTGGGTGTCGGCGAGCAGGCGATCCACCGCGTCCACGTCGAGGCCCAGATAGCTTTCCGCCAGCACGCGCAGTTGCAGGCTCGCCGGGTCGGCGCGCAGGCCGCGGAGAATGCCCTCGCGGCAGCTGGCTTCATCGGGGAAGAGGGTGCAGAGGCGTTCCTGGATCTCGGCGTAGCCGTCCAGGTCGGGAATATCCAGGTAGATGTCCTGCAGGCGCTGCAGCATCGCCAAGTCGACGGCGTGATGTTCCACGTGCCAGCGCAGGGTGGCGGCGGCCTGTTCCAGATGGCCATAGGCCAGATAGACTTCCACTTCTTCCAGCGGGTCCACTTCGTAGACTTCCGCCGAGGTGACGGGCAGGCTGCTGTCGGCGCTCTCGCCAGCGGCTGAGGGGTCGGCGGCTGCGGCTGGTGCGGCCGCCGCTGGTTGCTGCTGCTTGGCGTGGGGCCGCTCCCGCTTGGCGAGGGTGGCTTCCACCCAGGCGGCCCGGCTGGCCTTGCGCAGCTGCTGGCGTTGGCGGAGCTTGATCAGCAAGGCCAGCAGCAGCAAGATCAGCAGACCGGCAATCACGGCCAGGCTGGCGGCCGGCAGGTCGGCAATGCCGCTGAGAAGGGGGGTGATCAGGTCCATTCCTCGCCTTGGGGTATGTGTTCGGGCTTGCGGTGATTGTGCTTGTATCCGCGCCCATATTATTGGAATTAGTAGTCAACATAGTCGCTGTGCCGGGCTTGTCAAGCCGCGAAGTAGGCCGCCAGTTCGGCCACGCGCCGGCCGGCGTTGCGCTCGCCGAGGCCGGCGGCGCTGATGCTGGCCTGGTAGCCCTGCAGGAAGGCGGGCAGTGCCCGCACCACCACCATCTGACGCTCGCGGCTGACGCCGTACAGGGGCCAGTCGGCCCGCCATCCGGCGCCGGGCTGGGTGCTGCAGACCGCCGCGCCCCAGCCGCGCGCGTGGAGATTCCAGACGTGCTCCCGCACCACCAGTTGATGGGCGGCCGGCGCCCCGGCCAAGCCGGCATGGGGACCGAAGTGCTCGACCTGCAGGTCGCCGGCCAGATCCGACAACAGCAGGTCGAGCCGCTTGAGGGCATCGCGCAGGGCCGGCTGGGAGGGCTGCGCGCCGCCGTGGGCGGCATCGCGCAGTAGCTGAACAAAGGGTTGCTGCATCTTGCGTCTCCGTGGAGGCTGAAAGCTTGGCGGCGCTGGCGCCACTGATCCGTCGAAGCTGTCTATTGAACAGCAATTGCGCCCGGCTTTGAAGCATGGACGGGAATATTTTTCGGCAGCCGGGCGTTAGGGCTTTTGCCGGCTTTGGGCTATACTGCGGAGCTTCCATATCCCGGCCCGTGTAAAGCAGCAGAGCGTGCATGAAGGTACAACATTCTGACGAGAACGCGTCCAGCCTCTGCCAGGTGGCCCGCGATGTCATTCAGCTGGAGGCGGAGGCGGTGGCCGCGCTGGCGCCGCGCATCGGCCCGGACTTCGACCGGGCCTGCGCTCTGCTGCTGGGTTGCCCGGGCCGCATCGTGGTCACCGGCATGGGCAAGTCCGGCATCATCGGCAAGAAGATCGCCGCCACCCTGGCCAGCACCGGCAGCCCGGCGCTCTTCCTGCACCCGGCGGAGGGCAGCCATGGCGATCTCGGCATGCTCACGCGCCAGGACGTGCTGGTGGCGCTGTCCAACTCCGGCGAGACGGCCGAGCTGCTGGCCATCCTGCCGCTGGTCAAGCGCATGCAGGTGCCGACCGTGGCCCTGACCGGGCGCCCGGAATCGACCCTGGCGCGCATGGCCGACGTGCATCTGGACGTGGCGGTTGCCCGCGAGGCCTGTCCCCACAATCTGGCGCCGACTGCCTCCACCACCGCCGCCCTGGCCATGGGCGATGCGCTGGCCATGGCCCTGCTGCATGCCCGCGGCTTCACCATGGAGGACTTCGCCCTGTCGCACCCGGGCGGCGCCCTGGGACGGCGCCTGCTGCTGCGGGTGAGCGATCTCATGCATGCGGGCGGGCGGGTGCCGCGGGTCACGCCCGAGACGCCCCTGCGCCAAGCCATCTACGAGATCAGCAGCAAGGGCTTGGGCATGACCGCGGTGGTGGACGGCGACGGCCGTCTGCTGGGCATTTTCACCGACGGCGACCTGCGGCGCGCCCTGGATCGCGGCGCCGGGCTGCTGGACACTCCCATGGGCCAGCTGATGCATCCCGAGCCGCACACCATCGGCCCTCAGGCCTTGGCTGCCGAAGCCTTGGCCCTGATGGAACGGCACCGCATCAACGGGCTGCTGATCGTCGAGGACGGCCGCCTGGTGGGCGCGCTGAACATGCATGATCTGCTGCGGGCGGGCGTGGTATGAATATGGAGTTTCAGGCACGGGCGCAACCTATCCGCCTGCTGGTGGTCGATGTAGACGGAGTGCTCACCGACGGCAGCATCTTCATGGACAACGAGGGGCAGGAGTACAAAGCCTTCAACGTGCGCGACGGCCATGGCCTCAAGCTGCTGCAGCGCGCGGGCATCATGGTCGCCATCATCACCGGGCGCAGTTCCGGCGTGGTGGCCCATCGCGCCCGCGAGCTGGGCATCGCGCACGTCTTCCAGGGGATCCAGGACAAGCGCCTGGCCTACGCCGAGCTGAAGCTGGCCACGGGCCTGGCGGATCATCAGATCGCCTACATGGGCGATGACGTGGTGGATCTGCCGGTGATGGTCCGGGTGGGCTTGGCGGCGGCGCCCGGCGATGCCCACCCGCTGGTGCAAGCGCAGGCGCATTACGTCGCCCGGCAGCCGGGCGGCCGCGGCGCCGTGCGCGAGCTGTGTGAGCTGCTGCTGCAGAGCCAGGGGCATTGGGACGGCATCGTGGCGGCCTATCTGGATCGGGAAATGGCATGAGGGTCCGGGCATTCGGCACGCCGGCCTTCGCGCCGGGCACCCTGCTCGCCGTCCTGCTGCTGATCGGGGCGCTGCTGCTGACATGGCAGGAGCCGGAGGCGCCCGGTCCGCAGCTGGACTGGCAGGGCAGCACTCGGCGCGGCGACGTGGCGGCCGAGGATGTGCTGCTGCTGCAGTTCCGCCCCGACGGGCAGCTGGATTTCCGGGCGACGGCGACGCACGCCTATCATGATCCCGCCCAGCGGGCCACCTTTCTCTACGGGCTGCATCTCATGCGGCCGCAGGCCCAGGGGCCGCTGACCCTGCAGTCGCGCTCGGGCCGGGTGCTGGATGCCAGCCGGGTGGTCGACCTGTATCAGGATGTGCGCATCGACATGGCGCCGGATTATCGCGCCCTGACCCAGGCGCTGCGCTATGATCCCGCTGCCGGCCTGGTGA
Above is a genomic segment from Thermithiobacillus tepidarius DSM 3134 containing:
- a CDS encoding KpsF/GutQ family sugar-phosphate isomerase; the protein is MKVQHSDENASSLCQVARDVIQLEAEAVAALAPRIGPDFDRACALLLGCPGRIVVTGMGKSGIIGKKIAATLASTGSPALFLHPAEGSHGDLGMLTRQDVLVALSNSGETAELLAILPLVKRMQVPTVALTGRPESTLARMADVHLDVAVAREACPHNLAPTASTTAALAMGDALAMALLHARGFTMEDFALSHPGGALGRRLLLRVSDLMHAGGRVPRVTPETPLRQAIYEISSKGLGMTAVVDGDGRLLGIFTDGDLRRALDRGAGLLDTPMGQLMHPEPHTIGPQALAAEALALMERHRINGLLIVEDGRLVGALNMHDLLRAGVV
- the kdsC gene encoding 3-deoxy-manno-octulosonate-8-phosphatase KdsC translates to MNMEFQARAQPIRLLVVDVDGVLTDGSIFMDNEGQEYKAFNVRDGHGLKLLQRAGIMVAIITGRSSGVVAHRARELGIAHVFQGIQDKRLAYAELKLATGLADHQIAYMGDDVVDLPVMVRVGLAAAPGDAHPLVQAQAHYVARQPGGRGAVRELCELLLQSQGHWDGIVAAYLDREMA
- a CDS encoding type IV pilus assembly protein FimV; the protein is MDLITPLLSGIADLPAASLAVIAGLLILLLLALLIKLRQRQQLRKASRAAWVEATLAKRERPHAKQQQPAAAAPAAAADPSAAGESADSSLPVTSAEVYEVDPLEEVEVYLAYGHLEQAAATLRWHVEHHAVDLAMLQRLQDIYLDIPDLDGYAEIQERLCTLFPDEASCREGILRGLRADPASLQLRVLAESYLGLDVDAVDRLLADTQSPAAPLPAAAHPEQSEALHAQSSLSRAQHALKQALINPEPLDLSGLDFADVRPSAAGPAGAASGDLALIRGEGRLRGTLAPLEAQALRAHLSPIEIAHIHLELDDPGSAIDILRRGTLFEPRKLAYHVELLKVLYQQQRLEAYAEALLSLYLTLWGAGQSLRQRLLDLGFRLGRHPLLEHLLDVDAGEGDLALLANAWGLHVPLAAIPFSNPPLVEERLRTQISMVGSDSDDRILQEFDQLLEFGQVEEAIDHLESAVHTSPQEGLYYLPLMEMYERMGDLNRFTRFTESILHGEQLPPEDTLRLMIEVGDRLKGQTSRRAV
- the lptC gene encoding LPS export ABC transporter periplasmic protein LptC: MRVRAFGTPAFAPGTLLAVLLLIGALLLTWQEPEAPGPQLDWQGSTRRGDVAAEDVLLLQFRPDGQLDFRATATHAYHDPAQRATFLYGLHLMRPQAQGPLTLQSRSGRVLDASRVVDLYQDVRIDMAPDYRALTQALRYDPAAGLVSTGLPVRLLRGDDWMTGVGLRLSIPERTAELMSQVRAYYAP